The Mus caroli chromosome 15, CAROLI_EIJ_v1.1, whole genome shotgun sequence DNA segment GGAAGAGCCAGCTCAAACAGACATTGAAGCCcatgaagaatgaaaaaaacaaattaaaaccagCATATTAAATTTTGACAACACTGTCCTTTTTGAATACTCCAGGTATTATAGGTCCTTGTGTAATTCCTGTGATGAGAAGTGCTACTCCtgtttacagatgggaaaaacAGAAGTACTGGAAAAGTTACTGGTTAGAGCTGGTTGGTGTTACAAGAGAAATCAATtcctgagactttttttttttttttaaagattttttatttatttattatatgtaagtacactgtagctgtcttcagacactccagaagagggcgccagatctcgttgcggatggttgtgagccaccaNggttgtgagccaccatgtggttgctgggatttgaactctggaccttcggaagagcagtcgggtgctcttacccactgagccatctcaccagcccccctgagACTTCTTGATTTCAAATCATGGGCTATTTTGAAAACCAGGCCAAGGAGAAACCAAGGTTATGAAAGCTGGACAGATCTTTAGAAAATCTATTAAATccattattaaaaacaacacacCTTCACACCCAAGTTGGTGGCAACTTGGGTTCCAATCAGTATCTCTTGGGGCCTCAGCTGAGAGGAGCCAGTTATATTAACTACTGAATAAATCGGCAAATGTCTACAGAACCACTTCATTAACACCTAAAAACACGTGGGCCACAGAGCTTTGCTCTCTCCAAGAGACTCACTCAGCTCAATGCAGTTCCAGGGGCAAGTGGGGAAATAAAATAAGGCAGGGGAGCCTCCCACCGTGGTTCAAATTCACGTGACCAAACCAAAGGGAGGGCTACTGCTTACTTCTAAATATGTAGATACTTCATATCAACTTTTGGCTGGAGACAAGACAgctccagaggccagaaaagagttaACTGCAGACAGTGTATATAACTCTGTAACCAAACCTCTTATTCCCCTCCACCCTTCCAGCACAGTATCAAAGTCAAGGATGATGGGAATggatctgttggtggcttttgtGTACTCACGTGTAAAGGCCAGATCACATTCATGATTGTCCATCTTAGTTTTTAATACAGGTCTTaggtttgagacagtctcatgtagcccaggctaaccttacACTCCccatatagctgaggatggccttgagtttgattctcCTATCTCAGACTCCTAAATGCTGGTATGACAGGCCTAcaataccatgcctggctttctgaTTGCTCCTTAACAAGACTGATTGAAAGGCAAAGCATTATGATCATCTAGATTATCAGTCCTACTAAAATTACTTATGtgttgcatgtgcacacatgtaaaagCCCCAATGTGCATACATGAATCCACAATTTACCATAGATGAGCATTATAAAGGGGATGTGATATGTTCTACAGCCCTTTACATGCGCTCGTGCTCATTTGACTGGGGATATACGGATAATAGGAAACAGCCTCACAGAGAAGGGAACACTTAAGCCAAGTCGTTCATGACACAGCAGCTctgaagaagaaattgagcaaaGCAGGGACAAGGCTGGAAAACAAGGGAAGGCCAGGAAGGCATTTTAAAGTACATTCTGAGAAGAGTATGGGGGTCAGAAGACAGTATGTGTGCTACTACTATACACCGGCAGTCCTCATTACTTGAGAAgacttgaggctagcctgggcaatgaGACAATACTTAGGGATGATGGTAGttcacacctgtagtcccagcactcagaaggcagagataagAGGACTATTTTGAGTTTGATCTACAAAGAGTATCAGGTCAGTGAGGTATGGGACATGTGTGAATTTTGAATTGGAAAATGACAAAATCAGTCCTGTTCTTAAGGGAAAATTTACCTGGCTTTCAGTAGAAGTAAATGCTGGAAAAAACTGGAAACAGGCTGATAGTTAAGAGGCACATGCACTTGACCAGATGAGTGACAAAGAGGGCCCCAGGATCGTGGCAGTGACAGGTAACAAATCCTTTTAGTAACCATTTTAAGTACCTACCCCAATCTTCCAAGGCAAGTAATAGGTCATACCAGGTAATAATTATTGAAAAGGACAGCTATTTTTAATAGAACTTTCCTGAAACAAAGAATTAATTCTGGTGTGCAGATgcgcatgcagacaaaacacccacacacataaaatacatttcaaaaaaaaaatcttaaaaaagagggagagagagagggagagagagagagagagagagagagagagagagagagagagagagagagactgagcccAGCCAGATCCCTGCAGAGCTTAGAACCATCACCATGCTGGCCTTGTGCTCTCACCAAGGCACTCTGCCAACTGTGGAGAAGAAATATACACAGGAGACTCAAGAAACATCTTATTAATACAGTATTtatttgtcttctctctgtcaAACCCTGAGCCAAGCACTTTCCCCAGACTTCTTGGGGAGGTACAGGAAAAGGAACATACAGGGCAGACGAGACACGAAAGAACCATGGGAGGTGGAAGTGGAGACAGCTGCTTCACATGGCGAAGAGGATGAGAAAGGCCACCATTAGGCAAAAGAGCCCCATGGCCTCTGAGAGGGCAAAGCCCAGGATCGCATAGGAGAAGAGTTGTTGCTTCAGAGAAGGGTTcctgggaaagagaaggaaagactgAATTTCTAGTCCACACAAGGAAAAGGCCAAACGTCTACATGGACTTCTAGAGAGTCCTCTTCAAGCTTATAAGAAGATCCATCTAGGGAGACCCCATTGTACCCAAACTCTAGCACTAAAGTTTCAACAGGGGGTAAAACACGACAATCTTAGATGGTGTTGACAGCCTGTGTGCAAACATCACCTTCCCCAGTGGATCTCTCCTACCATAGTAACTTAGAACCACAGGCCTGGATATTTAACATTCAGGGTCAGAACAGAATGGAGAATACTCAAAATGGCTGGCTCTTTCTCAAGAAGCAGAACCTTAACAGGACAAAGAAGCAAAACTGCAGATGGGTTGCAGCTCACACCCTGTATATACAGGACGCTATGGGAATAACACTGTTCCAGAaagcaggagaggcagaaggCTAACTTTCTTTGGTCATCTGAAAATagtcaagatttttttaaatgattttggtttttgatacaaggtttctaatgctgcaattaaaggtgtgtgccaccacagctttGATTTTGGGCTTTAAGACACTGAATGGTGCTTATGGtatgatatatttataatatgaatCCAAATAGGACAACTGTGAGCTAACTTTACAAGTCAATagatgattttcatttcccttacCCTGGTATCTACAAGTCTCATGGGTAAGGTAAATCAACACAAACTCTTGCACAATTGCGGACACAAAAGTAATCAGGCTTCTTGTTCTATGCAAATTCTGAGAAAAAGAACCACTTCCCCAGACGTGAAGATCCCGCTGGTCTCCAGGGGATTAATTTAGCACTTCAGTGACTTGCCCAGAGGTGGCAGAGACTAAATAGTCCCAGGTGCCCGGGGCCGGCAGGGCTGGCAGCAGAGACAGCTGCCCCAGGAGCAAGGGGACTCCCCAAGATGAGGAGAACGCAGTAAGGCTACGGGGAGCCCAGGGACGGAGGCCTTCTCTGCAAGGGCTGGGGTTTTCACTTGGGGCTGTGGGACCACAGAGCCCATCGTCCTGACGTTTACTCTGGCATGTAAACATGAACTGCATATGATGAAGCACTGACACACAGCGCGCCAGCACCGTAGACTGTGGCTTCCTTGTAAGAACATGGAAAACCTcttcttgctgcttttaaaaatacttttaaaggaTGTAAGAACTAGGTGGTCATCCCGGCACTGGGGAAGCAGGCGTCTGAGGCAGCCAGGGCCACACGATTTAACTCAACCATAGAAAGCCAGGCAATGACTTGGACTGCCAGTCCCTACTCCACACTACAGCTGTTCAAGAGAACTCTGGCAATGTGCATGTGCTGCAGAGGCACTGTCAACCACGGCTGTCTCCAGGTCCTAAGCACTTGGAATTACAGGAAAGAGTAACTGAAAACCTCAATTTcatgtgagacagggtctcatatagactaggctgggctgacctcaccatgtagcccaggctaacccagAGCTGCTGATCGTTCTGCCTCTCTCACACAACTGTTGGCATTACAGGTCTGGATTATCACAGCTAGTATAGTCTTCATagtaatattcatattttaaaaaaattaaagcaaggtATGGCTGAACATGCCCTTAATGCCAACATTCAGACAAGCAGGGCTCTGTGAGTTCTATGCCAACTAGGGCAACATAATgaggaaacaaaaattaatatttatgcatttaggtgtgggtgtatatgcatgtattcacatgtgtgcGAACACATGCATATGGAGGCACAAGTTGATTTACTCTTATCTCAAACAAAATCCAGAAATTTAGATAAAAAGTAACAACACTGAGTTAGTGGCCTCTGCACAGGACAGTGAAGCTCTAGACCCGGCTTTTGGAACACTCAACAGAGTCAACAGAGGGCCCAGGTATCCTTACCTGGCATAGCCAATGATGAGACTCCCAAAAACAGTCCCAATCCCTGCCCCAGAGCCAGCCACCCCAACCGTCGCAGCCCCAGCTCCAATGAACTTGGCAGCTGTGTCGATGTCCCTTGAAATGGTGCTGGTTTGGAAACTGCGGCTAGGGATAAGTGAAGTCAGAGGCCGCCGGACCGCCAAGCTGAGGCTCtgggacagaggcagacagaaggcAGGGTTTTGTTATcaattcagtgttttgttttggaaacattGTACTATTTCAAACTGTGAGGCTGGCTGTCAAATCTGATGCTCCTCCCTCAATGGAAAAATCATTTAGTTCCCTGAAAACCTCCCTAAAATGCTGGCAAGATAACTTTTTAATGTAGGAGGCAGGGTTCAAATACCTCCACGACCCAGTATGGTCTACAAGTGTTATGAGACATGAGCCTGTTCTTGACCCCCAACACCTGGTCAGCAGACCAGGCCTAATAATGGGAGCTGACAGAGGTCCACCAAAGCAGGAACTACCAGAGGCAACTGCCAACACACAGAGTATTCACTGCCTTCCATTTCTACCTAGAGCAGCAAAGGTCTGATCCTTCCTGAATGCCAGTCTGTGATTGTCCTCAGTACTCCCCCTACTGGTCCGGGGAGGTAACCCTCTCTACTCCTCCCCACCAAACCACAGCCCCAACTCCACCTTAAGGTACCTCATCTGTTGGCATCTGTGGTCGCTTCAACTCCACTGCAGACAGCGGACGACTCAGCAGCTGAGAGGTGCTCCTGATCTAGTGGAATGACAAGGGCAGGGAGGTCAGGAAGGCTGTGGAGGTGACATTTAGAGCATTCCATTGCACACAGTAGAATGTTCTCTGACGATCCTTCCATGCCTTCAATTTACTCAGTCagtcttttacttttttattgattacttcaatcagtctttttttttttttttttttttttNNNNNNNNNNNNNNNNNNNNNNNNNNNNNNNNNNNNNNNNNNNNNNNNNNNNNNNNNNNNNNNNNNNNNNNNNNNNNNNNNNNNNNNNNNNNNNNNNNNNNNNNNNNNNNNNNNNNNNNNNNNNNNNNNNNNNNNNNNNNNNNNNNNNNNNNNNNNNNNNNNNNNNNNNNNNNNNNNNNNNNNNNNNNNNNNNNNNNNNNNNNNNNNNNNNNNNNNNNNNNNNNNNNNNNNNNNNNNNNNNNNNNNNNNNNNNNNNNNNNNNNNNNNNNNNNNNNNNNNNNNNNNNNNNNNNNNNNNNNNNNNNNNNNNNNNNNNNNNNNNNNNNNNNNNNNaaaaaaaaaaaaaagagcattcgtagagacccaggttcaatttccaacacccacaGTGTCTCACACTCATCCTTAACTGCAGGAGATCCAGCACTCTTCTGATCTCCTTGCATACCATACTAGGCACACATatcatacatgtaagcaaaacactcatacacatgagaCAGTTttctacaaaacaacaacaaaaaaatctttaaaaacaaaacaaatcctaaaagacacagaaatcttgctatgttgcccaggctgaccttgaagccCCAGGCTAAGCAACCCTCTTGCTTTAGTGTCCCTGGTACTGGGACTTCACACATGCAGTGTGTCACATTATTCCTTGTATCAACAAATTCTGAGATCAGGGTCATTGTCTTGCCTTTCAGGTTTTGCTTTATGGAAAGAAAAGTGTTTATCCTTGTAGGGGTCATAGGAGGCCACAACTTCTGCTCTACTCTTTTACCCTTTTGAGAATCAGAAGAGATCTAAGCCCCAGATGTATCTGCTTCACTCAACAAGGGATACATTTACAGGTAATAGTTGGCTCCTAAGAAAACCAGGGATTACGGTGTTCTCCCCTGAATATATGTATCCTCCTCTGGAAAATGGATGTAAAGAACCATGTTCAAACCTCACCTCATCCTGACAGCCCTTTCTCGTCAGCTCCAAGACTGTATCTCTAAGATACACGGTAGACAACAGAGACAGAATTATGAGGCTTACATACCTCTTCTTGACAGGATCCCATGGTAGACCATGCTGATCTTAAATTCGTATTAACCAACTTTCCAGCCTCACCCTCCCAAGTCCTAGATCACACATGAGCCACTCTgtctggctgctgctgctttttttgtGCTAGGGACGGAACCttgggctttgtacatgctaggcaggcactctccACTGGACTGTATCTTTATCCCTTTGGTGGTAACTTCCTCTTGTgtttattagtgttttgcctaccATGTATGTATGCGCACCTTGTGGGTGCCTGGTGCTCACAAGGACCAGAAGATGACACTGAATGCCCTGGAACTGCAATTACAGTGATTACGAAAGACCATTTGgatgccaggaaccaaacccaagttGTCTGCAAGGGTAaccatgctcttaactgttgagccatctctccaatcccaaaTGTTAACTTTCTATCAGGTATGCAGTATAAGGGCTAAGTTACTTAATGATTTTCAGCCTATTTCTGCACCTGTCAAATGGGGACAATCTTAGGGTTCTAAGGAGTAAATGGGGAGATACAGACTGGTGACGAGCACGAGGCATGAAGCAAGTGCTTAGTAGCGGGTACCTCCCAACAGCAGCACACCCTTGAACTTACCAAGAGCACCCACTAGCTTATTAGTTTTACATTTCTAACCTCCTGCTGCTTCAGAGCCTAACACTTTTCCAGGCAGAAGGCCTTCTCTTTCACTGCAGGCACAGGCACCTTAGGGAGGCTATGAAGGCAGCCCTGCACACTTGTACATGATAATGTCATGTCCCTATACTACAAGTTTGGACAtctctggcattctcctatatgAAGAAACAAGGTGTCCTTTAAAGTCCTTCCAGAAAATGTACTCACCAGGGAGCGGGTAGAGACGAACTTGGAGCAGGCGTACATTTTCAGGGGTGAGGGGCCGAGGCAGGAGGGCTGGAAATAAGCAGCAGCATTGTAAACACTTTCCTTTGCTACTTAAACTTCATCCTCACACCTGAGAAGGAGCGCTAGGAAGCTTAATTAGCTCAGAGAGACAAAATGACACCAGAATCCTGAAATCAAATGACTTTCATGGCCTGAACAAGTGACTTACTCCCTGCTTAAAGAACTATCACCACTTCCACAGCCCACAGTTTGGGATTGTCAACGTAATTTCCCCAGGATCCCTTGCTTaagttcctttccttcttctaggTTCAAAAGCATCCCTTCCCTGGTCTCAGTGTCTGGGCCTAGAAGCAGTCAGTGTACAGTGTACAGGCTCCAaccacctgcaatcccagtactcaggaggcaagggCAAAATtgcagaaagttccaggccagcctgagctacggagtaagaccttgtttcaagacagaaagaactagtattcatttttattgggtAGAGTCTGGGGATTGTTAGGGCTAGAGCCCCAGACCTGAAGCACACTGGCCTAGTGCTGGCTGTATCTCCATCCCTACAGAATCCCTAAACTTCTGGGAGAGTTCTCAGAAGACTAAGTCACTGGAAGTTTTTCAACTATCTTTTTAGCATCTCACTCCTTAAAATACTGATTTCTACTTTAACAAGATACAGCCAATCAATGAGGGAAACCCTGGCATTAATCTAATAAGCATCAACTGTAAAATTTCACCACTCCATTAAGGGGTATTAAGTTTTGCATCCTCGAGATCCAAAGGAAGAATATGTAAGGTAAAGGTTTAGGACAGACAGTGTTTtcctctattatatatatattagaagtGACTGTCATTGGGCCAGCAgcatggctcagagggtaaaaccATGTGCCCTATAAACCTGATAAAACAAGTTTGATTCTTGGAGCACATAGTGGAAGAAGTACTTCCAAGAgctttcttctgatctccacaggcacacGTGCacctgcacattcacacacataaaataatttaggacatttttagatttatatgtatgttttgtctGAATGCATGTGTACCGCATATGCACACCTAGTGCTCAAGAAGGAAGGTCAGAGCTGGCACTGAACTCCCtagagatggttatgaaccatcacactggtgctgggaaccaaacttggggcctctggaacagcagcagttgctcttaacttctgagccatctctccagtccctaaaaaCAAGATCTCTGGTGCCAATATTTTAAACAACTTTTCCAATCATTATATATTTAAGGTATACAATGGTATGGCCTCAACAACACTAATAGGTTGTCAGTGAGAAAGGACTGTAACTCTAATTTCACTCAGAGGGAGGCCACACTGGAGGTAGAACCTAGGATCTTAGTGCAATCTAGGTAACATGTCCTACCATCAAGCTACGTCCCCTGCTTTTTCTCTCTGAAGTTTGAATAGCCCATAAACTAAGATACTCAAAGTATAGGCCTATTAAACACTACTCCCTTAAGTACACTGGACGCAACCTGTCCAAGGCAGATATGCTACTTGTAAATCCTGAATTTTACTTTTAGATCAATGTTTGTCTTCAGGTTTGCTCTATCTAAAACTTTACTTTTCGCTGGATATGGTGCGGACacacctatcatcccagcactcggaaggcagagaggcagacagagctctgtgaattctTGGCTACACAGTGCGACCCTGTAACCAACAAACTCCTCCCTTTATGCAACCTAAACCCAGATTTGCTGCCCACCTATTCAGGTTCAATTGAGTCGAAACCCAGTACTTCTTTAAAACTTTTGGAATAGAGGCTTGAGCTGGGGTGAAGGCTTAGATGATGGTGCCTGCCACATCCAGTGCGCTGGGTACCTATGGAAGCAGGTGGCCTGAAGCTGACTGGCTTGCAATCAGAGTTGATGAGCTTCAGATCAGtaagacatcctgtctcaaaaactgaggGTGGAGTGGAAATGCCCCCCACATTAACTTCtcagcatgcatgcatacatgtcaCCATACACGTGAATAAAGGGAGGTCTGAAGttaggcatggtggtatgtgcaagtgatcctagcactggggaggctgacgCAGAAGGATCATAAATTTGAGGTAAACGTGGGTTATTTAGAGTCTTcaagaagccaaaataaaatggaagacgTTTTTTTCCAAAAACAAGTTTTAACATGGTAAACTTATAAAATGTAGTTCTGGCAATACTCTAACTACTGCCCAACCCACTGCTTGCTTGCAGAGAACTCAGTaaactattctttaaaaaaaaaaatagtagggGAATTAAATTTAATAGTTTACAAACATATGGAATGGTATAATCTGTTGCTGGTGTGTAATAAACCCAAGCGTATCATTCGGCGAGCCCTTCCAGTGGTCACCTAATATGGGCAAGCCCACACCAGAGCAATGAAACCCTCCACAATGAGAATTCCCCACTTAACCATTCCGTTCCTTAAACCTTCCCACTAGCTGGCAGGTATAAATTCTAAAGCTCATATTGCTCCCATCTTCTGGGCTTGCTGCCTAACAGAAACCTCCATTTCCACCACTTAAGATTTTATTTCCAACTTCATTAGCATGTCAGGGCCTTCATTAGGCAACCACAGTTTCTAAGGGAACAGGCCTCACTCCTGCCACCTGTGCACAGGCCGGTTAGCCTGTTCTTTTACTCTCTACCACGTTCAGTTTATTTCAAACTGAAGGATGCTGACTAGGGAGATGATGGCTTTGGACGGTGAACTAGCTTGACtgtgccagaggtcctgaggttcAAAGTCTGCaagcttcaaaaaaaaataaataaataaataaaaataaaggctattTTGATTCAGGATGACAAGGGGAGGCAAAGATAGGAGGGGAGAATCTGGGGTCATGACAATGGTGAAAGGCGTGTGGGTGAGCGAAGAGCACCCATAAAAGCCTTGGTTCGCGCCCGGAGAGAATACGCTCGCCAGCATCTGCCTTTCGCCGGCCGCAGAGCCCCCAACCCCCGTGAGACACCCAAGATGGCGCCAGGCCCGCGCGGTTAGAGGTCATCGGCACGAGGAAGGGGTAGCCCTCCGCGCGGGGATGCCGGCAGCCGCGAGGGCTCGGGGACCCGCGTGGGAGCTAGCAAGGTCAGGGCGGCCACGCGTCCTCGCAAGGGGTACTGCTGCGCGCGCCTGCGCGGCACGAAGAGGACGCGAGGCCTCAAGGCCTTACCTGCTCCCagggcagagaagacagagaggggcGGGGGCGCGGGAAGCGCGAGGGAAGGCTCTGCGCAAGCGCAGCCGGAGCCAACGAGTCGCTTTTCTCCGCGGATAGAGTGGACACAAGCTAGAGGATCGGCCAGGGCGCCACAGCTCCCTCTGCCAGGTTGGTGGTGTCTTGGGGGACAAGCACTCCACCTGGCGTCCAACAGGAGAAACTGCAAAAAGAGCCCACCGTGCACGGAAGAGCCGCCAACTCTTGCTTTTGCTGATCCGCAACGTGGTGGAAGTGTGGACTGCACAGCATTTTTGGAGTCTTGGACTCTAGTCCCCTTTCCGAGCATGcgcaaagttaaaaaaaaaacaaaaacaaaccaacaacaacaacaaaaaaacaccctaCCCAGTTTACTCGGAAATTGCTTATAGCATACAGTAGGGATTGGGGTTCAGTGCCTAAAATGTAGCAGGGGGAAATAAAATCacagaactcttggcttcttgtcaCCCTCAGGACACTGGCAACATTGGGTGGGAGATGGGAACTGGCCCAATGCTATTAGCAAAATGCCATGGCAGTTTCtgctttaacttatttttatttttgttttccctatCTCGTTGATGAGCAAAGCATGAAAAACACCAGCATCTTCGAGTCAGAAGACTGGGGGGTAAACAAGGCCTGATTCTCCCTTTTGTGAGTCCTGGGATCAATTAGGGATAACCGCACCTGTGGCCTGCAGTAGGGTGCGAGGTCACCCCCAGGCGACCAGTTTACCTCTGTCGGGCTTGCTGGAGGGCGAGATGGAATAAGTAGTCGCCTGCGAGGTGCTCTCCCCAAGCCCCTACTTTTCTTCACTGCCCTTTCGTCCGTCCCTCCCGCGGTGGCGGTGGGCGGGGGCTTTCCAGCGCCACTCCTGGAGCAGGCCTTTGTGTGCACGCAGGGACACGAGCCTAGCAGACGGCTGCAAGGCCGACCCAGCCCCGTAGCCTGGCTGTCCGGTTAGGGTGCTTGGACGCAGCGCGAGAAAGACGGGAAGAGCTCACCAAACccccataaaaaaataaaaagaaagccgCGGCTGTAAATAAAGGCAAATCCGCCACCCTCTGAGGGGCCGTTTGTCCTCCCCTCCTTGGCCCCGTCCTTCCCGCCACCCCCTCCCGGCCCCCGGCCCCGCGGCGCCCCGGCCCCAAGCTCCTCCATTTAATCGGATTTGGGAGAAGGGGAGGATAAATCACGGCAGCAGCTTTACGGTCCCGGAGGAGAGGCGAGCCGCAGCCAGGCACACCCCGGCCGGCGATAAAAACCGCCGCTGAAAGCCCACGGAGCAATTTCCCGGGACCCCGAGCGACGCCATTACAGGAATGTAATTTTGCCCGGATGAGGCCCCGAGTTTAATTATCCTCGCGGAGGAATTTCAATGCGGCCAATCCATCTTGCAGGCGGGCGGCAGAGGGATTTATATGGGCCCGTTATTTCACACCGATCCTCCATCTGCATTTTTATGGCCCTGAGCTCCTGAAAGGGAGGGAAAGTGTggggagaaatggaagaagagggTGGAGGACTCCCCGCCTTTCCTAAACCTTGGATTTCAGCTGGATTAGGATGCTCGCCGGTTCTCCTGAGGTCCCCAAATCCCCAGTGCCAGTTGTTGACCTGGGCAGGGGCAGAACCGGGATCTTTAGGAAGCAACAGGTATTTTTCCAAGTACTAAGCAGTGTGAGATGCTGTGTGAGAAAAGGCAAACCCGCCACCCTCTGAGGGGCCCAGGCTAGCAAGGGCTTAGGAGTTGGTCCCTTGAGGTTCCCTGAACACCCCGCCCCGCCAAAAACTGAATTCTTTTTAGCTCTTAGTTTCATACCCTAAGAGGCACAATCTATAGTTCTTAggagccgccgccgccaccaAATGGTGTTGCAGCTGTTGGTTGCAACAATTTAGAGATCTCGTATATCGCTAACAAAATCCCGGAGGAGGATGAATCTGAGAAAGGGCCTGTGAGGAACTAACCCTGGCTTCTCCTAAAAGTTACTGCAGTCTGATAATTCCTTGCCCTGAGTGGTAGGATTTAGTTAGACAAACCTGAGTTCCCAAATcatgtgtgaccttgggcaagttattTAACCCTTTTAAgtcattttctccctctccttttaaaATTGGGTATAATAACAGCGCTTATCCTGCAGCCTATATTGAGATAATAATGTACATGAAGCTTTTAGCAGAGGGCTTAGTACTCAGTAAAAGTTCAATAATCGCCATAATCATTATCGTTAGTATTATAGTTAGGATCACTGCCATTTAATTCTGTCATGCTCCCGTGAGACTGTTTATTGTGAAGGGTCCTTGCACGGTTATCTCCTGGAAAAGATTCAAATATTACAAAACTTTCTCAATCACATAAATCATGCAAAACCAGTTAGTTGACATAATGATGGGTAATCTGTGAAGCTGAAAATCCTGAGGGCCTCTGCAACAAGGTTTAAAGCAGGAAATTAGACATAAGAGAGCAGGGGCATGCCAAAAAACTGGATTGAGGCACGTGAGGGAGTGGGGTCTAGGGATATTCTTAACCCTGGGCTTGGGAAGGGTCCTTCTCTCAACAACTAGGGAACCTGCGGtcctgggaggaaagggtgtggAGCGAGAACCAACCCTTCCAATCAGTCCCGGT contains these protein-coding regions:
- the Atp5mc2 gene encoding ATP synthase F(0) complex subunit C2, mitochondrial, whose product is MYACSKFVSTRSLIRSTSQLLSRPLSAVELKRPQMPTDESLSLAVRRPLTSLIPSRSFQTSTISRDIDTAAKFIGAGAATVGVAGSGAGIGTVFGSLIIGYARNPSLKQQLFSYAILGFALSEAMGLFCLMVAFLILFAM